Below is a genomic region from Caulobacter rhizosphaerae.
GGCGATCCGCGCCGTTCGCATGGCGATGATCGTCACCGACGCCCATCAGCCCGACAATCCGATCATCTTCGCCAACGACGCCTTCCTGGACTTGACCGGCTATAGCCGCGACGAGGTCATCGGCCGCAACTGCCGCTTCCTGCAGGGGCCCGGCACCGACCCGGCGATGGTCACGCGCCTGCGCCGCGCCGTCGCCGACGGCGAGGACCTCACGATCGACATCCTCAACTACCGCAAGGACGGCACGACCTTCTGGAACGCCCTGAGCCTGTCGCCCGTGCGCGGCGCGAGCGGCGGTATCGACTACTTCTTCGGCTCGCAGCTGGACATCAGCGACAAGAAGCAGGTCGAGTTCGAGCTGGGCGACGCCCGCAGCCGGCTGGAGGCCGCCGTCGAGGCCCGCACCGCCGACCTGACCCAGGCCCTGCAACAGAAGACCGCCCTGCTCCACGAGGTGGACCACCGGGTCAAGAACAACCTCCAGCTCATCTCGTCCCTGCTGCTGCTGCAGAACCGCCGCGTCACCGACCCGGCGGTCAAGAACAGCCTGCGCGGCATGCTGGAGCGGGTCAGCGCCATCGCCACCGTCCATCGTCGCCTGTTCCAGAGCGACGACGTCGAGCGCTTCGACGTCTCGGCCTTCGTGCGCGACCTGGTCAACGACATGATGGGCGCGGCGCGGCGCGAGGACATCAAGGTCCGCCTGGACCTGGAACGCGTCGACATCGCCGCCTCCAAGGCCGCCCCCCTGGCCCTGGTGATCAGCGAACTGTTCTCCAACGCCCTGCGCCACGCCTTCCCGCCCGAGGCCATGAACGGCCAGGGCGAGATCTTCGTCGGCATCGCACGCCAGAATGGAGATTTCCGGATCGAAATCACCGATGACGGCGTTGGACAGGAGAGTTCCGCATCGTCGGGCGGATTCGGTCTGACCATCGTCCAGCTGCTGTGCCAGCAGCTTAAGGCGCGGACCGAGACCACGCCCGCCGACCCCGGGACGCGCGTCGTGGTGCACTTGCCGGTCAATGGCGTTCATCACTGAAGAAGGTTGATGTGGTGATGACCGAGCGCCCGCTCGACGTTCTGATCGTGGAAGACGAGGTCCTGCTGGCCACAGAGCTGGAGTTCCTGGTCGAGGAGGTCGGGTTCCATTCCGTCGGCCTGGCCATGAGCTCGGACGAGGCCGTGGCCCTGGCCTGCGACCTACATCCGGACCTGGCCCTGGTCGACGTCCACCTCCGCGACGGCCCCACGGGCGTCGAGGTCGCCCGCACCATCCATAACGACTGCGGCGGGGTGGCCCTGTTCATGACCGCCAACGTCAAGCGCCTGCCCGACGACTTCGCCGGCGCCTGCGGGGTGATCGGCAAGCCCTATTCCGAACACGGCGTGAAGACCGCCCTGTCCTATCTGACCGTCTGCCTGCGCGAGGGCCAAGCCCCCGGCCCGCCGCCGATCGGGCTGGAGCTGTCGCCGGCCTATGCCGAGCGCTGGGGCCTCTCGGCCCTGCCCCAAGCCGTCTAGGCATGGGCGTTCCGCTTGTGGCTTCCGTTGTCGGCACGGCGGCCGCCCTGCTGTCGATCACCAGTTTCGCCCCGCAGATCGTCAAGATCTGGCGCGAGAAGGACGCCTCCTCGGTGTCGCTGCGCACCTATGTCGTCACCGTCACCGGCTTTTCCTGCTGGATCGCCTATGGCGTGCTGATCAAGGCCTGGCCGGTGATCGCCTCGAACACCGCCTGCCTGCTGATGTCCGGCGCGGTTCTGGCGCTGAAGTGGCGATTCAGCCGCGAGGGTGACTGAGCCCCCTGCCTGTCATCCCGGGCCGGCGGCGCGGAGATCGCGGATGACAATCGAGGTTGAAGACGTGACAGGGGTCCCCACGTCCGCTATCGAGGCCCGCCTTTCGCCTTACAGGACCGCCGCCTTGACCGACGTCGCCGAGGAAGCGGGCTGGGCCACCGCCAAGACCCTGGCCGAAGCCCTGCCCTACATCCAGATCTACGACCGCGAGACGGTGGTGATCAAATATGGCGGCCACGCCATGGGCCAGGAGCAGGTGGCCAAGCTGTTCGCGGCCGACGCCGTGCTGCTCAAGCTGCTGGGCGTCCATCCCGTCGTGGTGCACGGCGGCGGTCCGCAGATCAGCCGCATGCTCGACAAGGCTGGCGTCAAGTCGACCTTCGTCGATGGCCTGCGCGTCACCGACGAGGCGACGATGGAAGTGGCCGAGATGGTGCTGTCGGGGGCCATCAACAAGGAAATCGCCAACTGGATCACCCTGGCCGGGGCCGAGGCCGACGTGCGCGGCGTGGGCCTGTCGGGCAAGGACGCCCGGATGATCACCGCCGAGAAGGTCACCCGCACCCGCAAGGATCCAGGCAGCAACATCGAGCAGGCCGTCGACCTGGGCTTCGTGGGCGAGCCGACCAAGATCGACCCGCACATCATCCAGGCCTTGCTGACCTCGGAGACCGACTACATCCCGGTGATCGCCCCGATCGGCGTCTCCGAGCAGGGCCAGACCTTCAACATCAACGCCGACACCGTGGCCGGCGCGCTCGCGGGCGCCTTGAAGGCCAAGCGGATGCTGATGCTGACCGACATCGCCGGGGTGCTGGACGGCGAGGGCCAGCTGATCCGCCAGATGACCGTCGCCGAGGCCCGCGGCCTGATCGAGAGCGGCGTGGCCAGCGGCGGCATGATCCCCAAGCTGGAGAACGCCATCCACGCGGTGGAGTCCGGCGTCGAGGCCGTGGTCATCCTGGACGGTCGCCGTCCCCACGCCATGCTCGTCGAACTGTTCAGCGAGCACGGCGCGGGCACGCTGATCTCGAAATGAGCGGGCTCGACCTGACCCCAGATCTCCGGCACGTCGAGACCTGGCTGTTCGATCTCGACAACACCCTCTATCCGGCCGAATGCGAGTTCATGGCCCTGATCGAGGGCAAGATGACCGACTTCATGGAGCGGGCCACCGGCCTGCCTCGCGAAAAGGCCCGGGCCATCCAGAAGCGCTACTACACCGAGCACGGCACCACCCTGGCCGGGCTGATGGCCCATCACGGTATCGAGCCGAAGGAATTCCTCGACGAGGTGCACGACGTCTCGATGGACTGCCTGACGCCCGACCCGGCGCTGCGGGCGGCGATCGAGGCCCTGCCGGGACGCCGGCTGGTGTTCACCAACGGCTCGCTGGGCCACGCCGACCGGGTGCTGAACCACCTGGGCCTGGCGCACCTGATGGAGGACGTCTTCGCCATCGAGACGGCCGACTACCTGCCCAAGCCGGCCATGGCCACGTTCGAGAAGGTGGTCGCCCGCCACGCCCTGGCCCCGCCAGCCACCGCCTTCTTCGAGGACAGCGAGAAGAACCTCGCCCCCGCCGCGCTGCTGGGCATGACCACCGTCCTGGTCGGCGCCCACGCGGCCGCCTCGACCGCCGATTTCGTCCATCACCGCACGCACGACCTCGCCAGGTTCCTGACCTCGGCGCGCCTGAAGGAAGCCTCACGATGACCGCCCTGACCCTCGCCGATCTTCAGACCGAAGTCGAAGCTGCCTGGGAGGCCCGCGACGGCGTCTCCACCGCCACCACCGGCCCGGTGCGCACGGCGGTCGAGGAGACCCTGCTGATGATCGACGCCGGCAAGGTGCGGGTGTCGGAAAAGATCGACGGCGAGTGGACCACCCACCAGTGGCTGAAGAAGGCGGTGCTGCTGTCGTTCCGCCTGAACCCCAACAAGGTCATGCACGCCGGGACCCTGGGCGGGGCGGTGGGCCCGTGGTGGGACAAGGTCCCCAACAAGTTCGACGGCTGGGACGCCCCGCAGTTCGAGGCCGCCGGCTTCCGCGCCGTGCCCGGCTCGATCGTCCGCCGCGGCGCCTATGTCGGCAAGAACGTCATCCTGATGCCGTCGTTCGTGAACATCGGCGCCTATGTGGACGACTCCACCATGGTCGACACCTGGGTGACGGTCGGCTCGTGCGCCCAGATCGGCAAGCGCGTCCACCTGTCGGGCGGCGTCGGCATCGGCGGCGTGCTGGAGCCCCTGCAGGCCAACCCGACCATCATCGAGGACGACTGCTTCATCGGCGCCCGCTCGGAAGTGGTCGAGGGCGTGGTGGTCGGCGAGGGCAGCGTCCTGTCGATGGGGGTGTTCATCTCGGCCTCGACCAAGATCGTCGACCGCGCCACCGGCCAGATCCACATCGGCAAGGTGCCGCCCTACAGCGTCGTGGTGCCCGGCAGCCTGCCCGACAAGAACGGCGGCCCCAGCCTGTCCTGCGCGGTGATCGTCAAGACCGTCGACGCCAAGACGCGATCCAAGACCTCGATCAACGACCTGCTGCGGGACTAGGCGCGAGGTACCCCCTCAGTCGCTCCGCGACAGCTCCCCAGAGGGGGAGCATCTGGCGCGGACAAGCTCCTCCCCCTTTGGGGGAGGTGGCCCGGAGGGCCGGAGGGGGATCGCCGCGCCGAGGAAAACGCCGTGACCGCCACCCTGACCGCCCTGCGCAACGGCGACCTGGCCGGCGCTCGCGAACTGCGGCTCCGCGAGCGGCTGACCGCGTTCCCGTCCGAGATCTTCGCCCTGGCCGAGACGCTGGAGGTGCTGGACCTCAGCGGCGGCGCCCTGACCAGCCTGCCCGACGACCTGGGCCGGCTGACCAAGCTGCGGGTGCTGTTCTGCTCGGGCAACCGGTTCGAGCGGCTGCCGCCGGCCCTGGGCGACTGCCCGGCGCTGAGCCAGGTCGGCTTTCGCGGTTGCGGCCTGCGCGAGATCCCGGCCGAATCCCTGCCGCCCGCCCTGCGCTGGCTGACCCTGACCGACAACGCCATCGACACCCTGCCGGCCGCGCTGGGCGAGCGGCCCTTGCTTCAGAAGCTGATGCTGTCGGGCAATCGGCTGGAGGCCCTGCCGGACAGCCTGGCCGGCCATTCGCGGCTGGAACTGCTGCGCCTGGCGGCCAACCGCTTCGAGGCCCTGCCCGGCTGGCTGGCGGAGGCCCCGAACCTGGCGTGGCTGGCCTGGGCCGGCAATCCGTTCGACCATGGCGCGCCGCCGTCCGGGCGGACCGTCGCCTGGTCGGCCCTGCGGCCGGGCCGTCCGCTGGGCGAGGGCGCCTCGGGCCTGGTCCAGGCGGCCGAGTGGACCGACGGCGCCCAAACCCGTCCCGTCGCCCTGAAGCTTTTCAAGGGGGCGATGACCAGCGACGGCCTGCCCGAGCGCGAGATGGCCGCCTGCCTGGCCGCCGGCGAGCATCCGAACCTGACCGGCGCCCTGGGCCAGTTGGTCGACCATCCCGACGGCGCCCAGGGCCTGCTGATGGCCCTGCTGCCGCCGGACTGGCGGGTGCTGGCCGGACCGCCCAGCCTGGAGAGCTGCTCGCGCGACGTCTACGACCCGGCCCTGCGCCTGGACCTGGACATCGCCCTGCGCATCGCCCGCGACGTGGCGACCGGCGCGGCCCACCTGCACGCCAAGGGCCTGTCGCACGGCGACCTTTACGCCCACAACATCCTGTGGGACGGCGCAATCGGACAGGCCGTGCTCAGCGACCTGGGCGGGGCCTCGTTCCTGCCGAACGGTCCCGGCGACCGGCTGGACCGCCTGGACGTCCTGGCCTTCGGCCGGCTGCTGGCCGAGTTGCTGGCGCGGGTCGACGGAGCGCCGCCCGCCGCCGTCCAGGGCCTGCTGGCCGACTGCCTCGGCGCCGACGCGCCGTCCCGGCCGAGCCTGGCGCACGCCGCCAACGTCCTCGGCTGACGGGGACACGCCCTTGCGGCGTGTCCCCCGATGAAGAGCGCCGCGCCTGGACGTGGGGACACGCCGCGAGGGCGCGTCCCCGCCTAGTAAGGGGTTCCGTCCTTCCGCCGATAGAAGTCCTCCCTCGCCCGCGCGACCATGTCGATGTCGCTGTAGGTGCAGGTGTCCTGGCCCGGCCGGCGCGAGCCCATCTCCAGCAGAACCGCCTCGCGGTCGGAGCGGTTCTCCAGGTGGTGGCCGTTGGCGACGCCGGCCTTGAAGCCCGCGCAGTCGCCGGCCCGCAAGACGGTCTCGCCGGCGTCATCGACCAGCACCACCTCGCCCCCGACCACCCAGACGAACTCGTCCTCGGCCGAATGCCAGTGGCGCTGGCTGCTCCATTGGCCGGGCGGCAGGCGCATCAGGTTGACGCCGAACTGGTCCAGCCCCGCGAGGTCGCCCAGGGCCCAGCGCTGCCGTCCCTGGCACTTGGCGTCGTGAGGCGGCGGATAGTCGGTTCCGACCCGTGTGGGCGCGGCGGGGATGTCGATCTTGGGCATGGCGGCGTTCTCGGGTTTGCGTCGGGCGTCGGGGGAGCCTAAAGCCAGCACGATGACCGACGCCAGCCTCTCCCTCGACCCCGTCGCCCTCGCCCAGGCTCTGATCCGCCGTCCGTCGGTGACCCCGGCCGACGAGGGCGCGATGGACATCCTGCAGCGCCAGCTGGAGACCCTCGGTTTCGCCTGCCGACGCATGAAATTCGGCGAGATCGAGAACCTCTACGCCCGGCGCGGGACGGCGCGGCCCAACCTCTGCTTCGCCGGCCATACCGACGTGGTGCCGGTCGGCGACGGCGAGGCCTGGACGGCCGGCCCGTTCGAGGCCGAGATCCGCGACGGCGTGCTCTACGGCCGCGGCGCGGTCGACATGAAGAGCGCCATCGCCGCCTTCGTCGCCGCCGTCTCCCGCCTGCCGCGGGATCTGCCCGGCTCGCTCAGCTTCCTGATCACCGGCGACGAGGAGGGCGTGGCCGAGGACGGCACCGTCCGCGTCGTCCAGGCCCTGGCGGCCGAGGGCGAGGTCATCGACCACTGCATCGTCGGCGAGCCGACCAGCGCCAACCTGCTGGGCGACATGGTCAAGATCGGCCGGCGCGGCAGCATCAACGCCTGGATCGCGGTGGACGGCAAGCAGGGTCACGTGGCCTATCCGCACCGGGCGGCCAACCCGATCCCGGTGCTGGTCGACATCCTCTCGCGCCTGCAGTCGCGCATGCTGGACGAGGGCTACACCGGTTTCCAGCCGTCGAACCTGGAGGTCACCACGGTCGACGTCGGCAACACCGCCACCAACGTCATCCCGGCCAGCGCCAAGGCCCGGATCAACATCCGCTTCAACCCGGCTCACAAGGGCAGGGACCTGGCCGCCTGGATCGAGCAGGAGTGCCGCGAGGCCGCAGAGGGCTTCTCCGGCCGGGTCGAGGCGCTGTGCAAGATCAGCGGCGAGGCCTTCCTGACCGAGCCGGGCGCGTTCACCGACGTGATCGTCGGCGCCGTCGGCGACGCCACCGGCCGCACGCCGGAGCTGTCCACCACCGGCGGCACCAGCGACGCCCGGTTCATCCGCAGCCTGTGCCCGGTGGTCGAGTTCGGCCTGGTCGGCTCGACCATGCACCAGGTCGACGAGCGGGTTCCGGTCCAGGAGGTCGAGGACCTGGCCAACATCTACCAGGCCCTGATCGGCCGCTATTTCGCGGCCTTCGCCTGATGGGCCGCGCGGCCCTGGCGAGCTGGCCCTTCTGGGCGCTGGCCTCGGCGGTGTTCGCGGCCCTGACCGCCATCCTGGCCAAGGTCGGAATCGACGGCGTCGGCTCCAACCTGGCCACGTTCATCCGCACCGTGGTGATCCTGGGCTTCGCGGGCCTGATCCTCACCGTGGCCGGCGAATGGCGCGCGCCGGGCTCGATCGCGCCGCGCTCGTGGCTGTTCCTGGTGCTGTCGGGCCTGGCCACGGGGGCTTCGTGGCTGTGCTATTTCCGCGCCCTGAAGCTGGGCGAGGCGGCCAAGGTCGCGCCGGTCGACAAGCTGTCGGTGGTGTTCGTGGCGATCATCGCCGCCGTGTTCCTGGGCGAGAAGCTTTCAGCCCTGAACTGGCTGGGCGTGGCCCTGATCGCCGCCGGGGCGGTGCTGGTCGCGGTGCGGGTCTAGCCATGGACGAGCTCTCGATCGCCGACGTCCTGGCCGAGGTGGCCGTGCTGGTGAAGCCGCACTTCGGCAAGGGCCGGCCCGCCGACTACATCCCGCAACTGGCCAGCGTGCCGCCGAGCAAGTTCGGCATGGCCGTGCGGCTGGTCTCGGGCGAGGAGGCGGTGATCGGCGACGCCGACGAGGGCTTCTCGGTCCAGAGCATCACCAAGGTGTTCTCCCTGGGCCTGGCCCTGAACCGCTTCGGCGACGAGGTCTGGACCCGGGTCGGCAAGGAGCCGTCGGGCACGCCGTTCAACCACCTGTCCCAGCTGGAGGCGGAAGAGGGCGTGCCGCGCAACCCGTTCATCAACGCCGGGGCCATGGCCGTCTGCGACCAGCTGATGGACGTGTTCAAGGACCCGCCGGCCCTGGTGCGCGGCTTCGCGGGCTTCCTGGCCGGCGAGAAGGTCGAGATCGACGAGACGGTGGCCGCGTCCGAGCTGGCCAACGCCTGGCAGAACCGCGCCATCGCCAACCTGATGCGCGGCAAGGGCACGATCAACCACGACCCCGAGGCCGTGGTCGCCGCCTATTGCCGCCAGTGCGCCCTGACCATGAGCTGCCGCCAGCTGGCGCGGGCCATGCTGCCCCTGGCGGCCGGCGGCTTCTCGCCGATCGTCGAGGAGACCATCTTCCCCGAGCGCCTGACCCGGCGCCTGAACGCCCTGCTGCTGACGTGCGGCATCTATGACAGCGTCGGCAGCTTCGCCTATCGCGTCGGCCTGCCGGCCAAGAGCGGGGTCGGCGGCGGAATCGTCGCCATCGTGCCGGGCAAGGCGGCCATCGCGGTGTGGTCCCCGGCGCTGGACCGCTTCGGCACCTCGGTGGTCGGCACGGTGGCGCTGGAGCGGTTCACGCAGCTGACCAACTGCTCGGTGCTGTAGGGAGCTAACCGCGCTTGGACCCGAGAGGCCTCCCGGGGCGTTGGTGTCGCTCCTCAGTCCTCACGGGAGCACGGCGACATGAGCATCTTCAGCACCATCATGGGCAAGATCTTCGGCCACAAGGCCAAGACGGCCCCGACCGCGACGGCGACCAAGCCCGCGCCGGCCCCCGCCCCGGCCCCGACGCCCGCCGCCGCCCCGGTCGCGCCGGCCCCGCCGCCCCAGCCCGTCGACGTCACCGCCGTGCTCGACGACCTGGCCGCCAACGCCGGCCAGAAGCTGGACTGGCGCCATTCGATCGTCGACCTGATGAAGCTGGTCGGCCTGGAGAGCAGTCTCGCCGAACGCAAGGAGCTCGCCGACGAGCTGGGCTACACCGGCGACAAGGGCGACAGCGCGGCCATGAACATCTGGCTGCACAAGCAAGTGATCCGGAAGCTGTCGGAGAACGGCGGCAAGGTCCCGGCGGAGTTGGTGGACTAGTCAGCGCGGAAGACCCCTCCGGCCCTCCGGGCCACCTCCCCCAATGGGGAAGGATCTGGGGGCCGCGTTCTCGAGATGCTCCCCCTCTGGGGGAGCTGTCGCGGAGCGACTGAGGGGGTCTTCACTCCCCCTGGTACCCCACGCCCGTCAGGTACAGCCCGTCGGCCGGGGCCACGGGCCCGCAGGCCGTGCGGTCCTTGGCCTCCAGCGCCGCGCGGACTTCGGCGGCGGTCCAGCGCCCGACCCCGACCTCGGCCAGGGTGCCGGTCATCGACCGCACCTGGCGGTGCAGGAACGAACGGGCCTCGAACACCAGGTGGACCTCGTCGCCCACCCGCGACACCCGCGCCACGTCCAGCGTCTTGACCGGCGACTTCGACTGGCAGGCCATGTCGCGGAAGGTTGTGAAGTCGTGCAGGCCTACCAGGGCCTGGGCGGCCGCGTGCATGGCGTCGGCGTCCATGGCCTTCTTCATGTGCCAGACCTTGCCCTGGTCCAGGGCCGGCGGGGCGGGGCGGTTGAGGATGCGGTAGAGGTAGCGCCGCTCATTGGCCGAGAACCGGGCGTGCCAGCCCTCCGGCGCGACGGCGCAGTCCAGCACGCTGACCGCCTCGCGCATCAGGTGGGCGTTCAGGGCGTTCATCACCGTCTGAGCCGGCCAGTCGCGCTCGAGGTCGACCTGCACGACCTGGGCGGTGGCGTGGACGCCGGTGTCGGTGCGGCCCGCCGCCGCGATGCGGATCTGCTGGCCGGTGAAGGCCTTGACCGCCGCCTCGATCGCCCCCTGCACCGACGGCTGCGCGGCCTGGGCCTGGAAGCCGTTATAAGGCCGGCCGTCGTATTCGATCGTCAGGCGGTAGCGGGGCATCAGGCCAGGACCGTCTCGGCCGCCAGCGGGAAGCCGCGCACGAAGACCTCGGCGTCCTGGGCGCCCTTACCCTCGCGCTGGGCCTTGAGTAGGCGGACAGCGCCGTCTCCGCAGGCGATCAGCAGAGCGTCGTCGAGCGTCGTTCCAGGCGTCCCCTCGCCATCCTCGACCCGCGACAGCAGCGCCTTCACGCGGACCGGCCCCTTCTCCGACGGCGCCTCGAACCACGCGCCGGGGAACGGCGACAGACCGCGGATGTGGCGGTCGACCTCGGCGGCGGGACGGGTCCAGTCGATGCGGGCCTCGGCGGCCTTGATCTTCCTGGCGTAGGTGACGCCGTCCTCCGACTGCGGCGTCTCGCGGGCCGCGCCGCGCTCGATGGCCCCCAGGGCGACGGGCAGCATGCGCGCGCCGACGGCGGCCAGCTTGTCGTGCAGGGTCCCGGCGGTCTCCAGCGCGTCGATCCGCACCTGCTCGCCCATCAGCACCGGGCCCTCGTCCAGGCCCTCGCTCATCCGCATGACCTGGACGCCGGTCACCGCGTCGCCGGCCATGATCGCCCGCTGGATCGGCGCGGCGCCGCGCCAGCGTGGCAGCAGGCTGGCATGCAGGTTGAAGCAGCCCAGGCGCGGCGCCTCCAGCACCTCGCGCACCAGGATCTGGCCGAAGGCCACGACCACGGCGGCGTCGAGGTCCAGGGCGCGGAAGGCTTCGATCTCCTCGGCGGTCTTCATCGAGGCCGGCGTGCGCACGGGCAGGCCCAGGCTTTCGGCGAAGGCGTGGACCGGCGAGGGCTTGAGGTCGTGTCCCCGGCCGCGCGGGGCGGGCGGCTGGGAATAGACGCAGGCGACCTCGTGGCCGGCGGCGACCAGCTCGGCCAGGCAGGCGACGGAGAATTCGGGGGTTCCAAGGAAGGCGAGGCGCATGGCGGACGTTTAGACGGCGCAGTCGGTCTTAGGAAGGTGGGGTCTTAGGAAGGTGGGGCGCCACAGAGTCGGAACCTCGACCGTAGAGCGCCGTTCTATGGGCGACCCTTTCCAGGAGGAAACGCCATGCGCTCCATCACCCTGTTCGCCGTCGCCGGCCTGGCCGCCCTGTCGCTGGCCGCCTGCTCCGACGAGCACGCCACCCAGATCAAGGAAGGCGCCAAGGCGGCCGGTTCCGAGATCAAGCAGGCGGCGACCGACATCAAGAACGACCCCGACGTCAAGGAGGCGGGCACGGCCCTGAAGGAAAGCACCGAGGAAGCCGCCGCCGACGCCAAGGTCGCGGCCGGCCAGGCCGTCGACAAGGCCCAGGAGGTCGGCGCCAAGGCCGGCCAGGAAACCAAGGAAGCCGCGGCCGACATCAACGCCGACGCCAAGAAGGCCGGCTCGAACGCCAAGAAGGAAGTGCACGAGGCGACGCGGTAGGACGCGGGCGGGGACATGCCCTTGCGGCGTGTCCCCAACCCTGGTGCGGCGCGAATTCGGAATGCCCGCGCATGTGATGGGGACACGCCGCAAGGGCATGTCCCCGGCTGCCTAAGCCGCCCTACGGGCCTTCTTGACCTTGCTGATCGCCCGGTCGCGCTTCAGGCGCGACAGGTGGTCGATGAACAGCACGCCCTTCAAGTGGTCCATCTCGTGCTGGATGCAGACCGCGAACAGGTCTTGCGCCTCTTCCTCGACCGCCTCGCCCTGGTAGTTCAGGTAGCTGATCTTGACGCGGGCCGGACGCTCGACGGCGTCATAGACCTCGGGCACCGATAGGCACCCTTCCTCGTACGAGAACAGCTCCTCGGACTCCCAGGTGATCTTCGGATTGACGAAGTAGCGGGGGGCCGGTTCCTCGCCCTCGCGGGCCAGATCCATGACGATGACATTGACCAGCTCGCCGACCTGCACGGCCGCCAGGCCGATGCCGGGGGCGTCGTACATGGTCTCCAGCATGTCGTCCATCAGGGCGCGCAACTCGTCGGTGACGGCGGGCACGTCCTTGGAGACCTGCTTGAGGATCGCCAGGTCGGCGGGGTTATCGACGGTGAGGATGCGACGGATGGCCATGATATCGCTCAGGTAAGCGCAGCGCCGTCCGGGGTCAAGGCGACGGAGGGACGCGGCAGGAGGACGCTGGGGGTGCAAGGGCCCCCTCAGTCGCTCCGCGACAGCTCCCCCAAAGGGGGAGCATCTAGCGCGATTAGATCCTCCCCCTCTGGGGGAGGTGGCCCGGAGGGCCGGAGGGGGTCGCGGCGCTAAGGCTTGGCCTGCAGCCTGGCAACCGGCGCTTCGGCCGGCGTTTCCGCCAGCTTGACCAGCGGCCGCACGGCGTTCTCCACCGGCGCCAGCTCGCCGATCTCCTTGCCCTCGTGGTCGACCGACAGGTCCTCGAAGCGGCGGGCCTGGGTCAGGACCTGGCTTTCCAGCGAGCCGACGAACTGGTTGTAGCGGCCGACCGCCGCCTCCAGCGCCTTGCCCACCGAGCCGGCATGGGCCCCCATC
It encodes:
- a CDS encoding histidine kinase dimerization/phosphoacceptor domain -containing protein; this translates as MTDILRSERAAEDLAAEHGVGDPFAAAIRAVRMAMIVTDAHQPDNPIIFANDAFLDLTGYSRDEVIGRNCRFLQGPGTDPAMVTRLRRAVADGEDLTIDILNYRKDGTTFWNALSLSPVRGASGGIDYFFGSQLDISDKKQVEFELGDARSRLEAAVEARTADLTQALQQKTALLHEVDHRVKNNLQLISSLLLLQNRRVTDPAVKNSLRGMLERVSAIATVHRRLFQSDDVERFDVSAFVRDLVNDMMGAARREDIKVRLDLERVDIAASKAAPLALVISELFSNALRHAFPPEAMNGQGEIFVGIARQNGDFRIEITDDGVGQESSASSGGFGLTIVQLLCQQLKARTETTPADPGTRVVVHLPVNGVHH
- a CDS encoding response regulator, translating into MTERPLDVLIVEDEVLLATELEFLVEEVGFHSVGLAMSSDEAVALACDLHPDLALVDVHLRDGPTGVEVARTIHNDCGGVALFMTANVKRLPDDFAGACGVIGKPYSEHGVKTALSYLTVCLREGQAPGPPPIGLELSPAYAERWGLSALPQAV
- a CDS encoding SemiSWEET family sugar transporter — protein: MGVPLVASVVGTAAALLSITSFAPQIVKIWREKDASSVSLRTYVVTVTGFSCWIAYGVLIKAWPVIASNTACLLMSGAVLALKWRFSREGD
- the argB gene encoding acetylglutamate kinase, with protein sequence MTDVAEEAGWATAKTLAEALPYIQIYDRETVVIKYGGHAMGQEQVAKLFAADAVLLKLLGVHPVVVHGGGPQISRMLDKAGVKSTFVDGLRVTDEATMEVAEMVLSGAINKEIANWITLAGAEADVRGVGLSGKDARMITAEKVTRTRKDPGSNIEQAVDLGFVGEPTKIDPHIIQALLTSETDYIPVIAPIGVSEQGQTFNINADTVAGALAGALKAKRMLMLTDIAGVLDGEGQLIRQMTVAEARGLIESGVASGGMIPKLENAIHAVESGVEAVVILDGRRPHAMLVELFSEHGAGTLISK
- a CDS encoding pyrimidine 5'-nucleotidase — its product is MSGLDLTPDLRHVETWLFDLDNTLYPAECEFMALIEGKMTDFMERATGLPREKARAIQKRYYTEHGTTLAGLMAHHGIEPKEFLDEVHDVSMDCLTPDPALRAAIEALPGRRLVFTNGSLGHADRVLNHLGLAHLMEDVFAIETADYLPKPAMATFEKVVARHALAPPATAFFEDSEKNLAPAALLGMTTVLVGAHAAASTADFVHHRTHDLARFLTSARLKEASR
- the dapD gene encoding 2,3,4,5-tetrahydropyridine-2,6-dicarboxylate N-succinyltransferase, which gives rise to MTALTLADLQTEVEAAWEARDGVSTATTGPVRTAVEETLLMIDAGKVRVSEKIDGEWTTHQWLKKAVLLSFRLNPNKVMHAGTLGGAVGPWWDKVPNKFDGWDAPQFEAAGFRAVPGSIVRRGAYVGKNVILMPSFVNIGAYVDDSTMVDTWVTVGSCAQIGKRVHLSGGVGIGGVLEPLQANPTIIEDDCFIGARSEVVEGVVVGEGSVLSMGVFISASTKIVDRATGQIHIGKVPPYSVVVPGSLPDKNGGPSLSCAVIVKTVDAKTRSKTSINDLLRD
- a CDS encoding leucine-rich repeat-containing protein kinase family protein yields the protein MTATLTALRNGDLAGARELRLRERLTAFPSEIFALAETLEVLDLSGGALTSLPDDLGRLTKLRVLFCSGNRFERLPPALGDCPALSQVGFRGCGLREIPAESLPPALRWLTLTDNAIDTLPAALGERPLLQKLMLSGNRLEALPDSLAGHSRLELLRLAANRFEALPGWLAEAPNLAWLAWAGNPFDHGAPPSGRTVAWSALRPGRPLGEGASGLVQAAEWTDGAQTRPVALKLFKGAMTSDGLPEREMAACLAAGEHPNLTGALGQLVDHPDGAQGLLMALLPPDWRVLAGPPSLESCSRDVYDPALRLDLDIALRIARDVATGAAHLHAKGLSHGDLYAHNILWDGAIGQAVLSDLGGASFLPNGPGDRLDRLDVLAFGRLLAELLARVDGAPPAAVQGLLADCLGADAPSRPSLAHAANVLG
- a CDS encoding cupin domain-containing protein, whose amino-acid sequence is MPKIDIPAAPTRVGTDYPPPHDAKCQGRQRWALGDLAGLDQFGVNLMRLPPGQWSSQRHWHSAEDEFVWVVGGEVVLVDDAGETVLRAGDCAGFKAGVANGHHLENRSDREAVLLEMGSRRPGQDTCTYSDIDMVARAREDFYRRKDGTPY
- the dapE gene encoding succinyl-diaminopimelate desuccinylase; the protein is MTDASLSLDPVALAQALIRRPSVTPADEGAMDILQRQLETLGFACRRMKFGEIENLYARRGTARPNLCFAGHTDVVPVGDGEAWTAGPFEAEIRDGVLYGRGAVDMKSAIAAFVAAVSRLPRDLPGSLSFLITGDEEGVAEDGTVRVVQALAAEGEVIDHCIVGEPTSANLLGDMVKIGRRGSINAWIAVDGKQGHVAYPHRAANPIPVLVDILSRLQSRMLDEGYTGFQPSNLEVTTVDVGNTATNVIPASAKARINIRFNPAHKGRDLAAWIEQECREAAEGFSGRVEALCKISGEAFLTEPGAFTDVIVGAVGDATGRTPELSTTGGTSDARFIRSLCPVVEFGLVGSTMHQVDERVPVQEVEDLANIYQALIGRYFAAFA
- a CDS encoding EamA family transporter is translated as MGRAALASWPFWALASAVFAALTAILAKVGIDGVGSNLATFIRTVVILGFAGLILTVAGEWRAPGSIAPRSWLFLVLSGLATGASWLCYFRALKLGEAAKVAPVDKLSVVFVAIIAAVFLGEKLSALNWLGVALIAAGAVLVAVRV